GAATCCCATATCTCACCCCGGATTTTCTAGATACATAATTTACGGGgtaacaacaacaaaaagttATAAGttttattatcatcattattattattattcattTACCATTATCAtttgttattattaatagTACTACAACTGGTTCATAGTactactgccactgccactgctattGCTACTACCTCTATCGCCCATAGTACTACAACTGCTCCATAGTACTATTACTGTTACTACTACAGCTTGCTTCAACCACTacaacagcaccactgGTACCACCACAGTataaaaaccaaaactATTGACACAACTGGAAGGAATAATCATTTCGCTATGTCTACAATGATCTCTACCATGTACTCCACAGCCATGTCACAACATATTCCACAGAGCCTGTTATCGTCACCAACGGTAAGAGTCAGCTCTCCTGGTCTTGGAAAGCCTTCATTTTCTCACATTGAACATGTATCCAAGCCCACTACTGCCAAGGTCCTTCCTTTAAAGGATCTTATAGCCAAGAACTTCTCTGATATGTATGCACCAGAAGTTCTTGCTGACCCCAGATTACTCAACGATATTGGTCGACCCAAATTCACTGATCGTGCTATTGTTGACTGGACAGTCAACGACGTGCGATCTCTGTTAATAGTGTGTGAATTACAACCGGAATGGAACGGAGTTTTACCCGTGGTTCAAGAGTCGGGTTACAGAATGATGCACTTGCCATTGAACGCTTCAAACGAGCAGATTGTTGATACTTTAGTGTCTTCAGATATTTACAAGGAGCACAATTTTGACAAGCGATTCCTTGTTCAAACTGCTCAATACACAGTTGAAGCTGCTCGTCGCAGAATTGTTGGTAACCAAGCTAATGGGAACGAGTTTGCGCCATTAAGCAAACCTGAATGGAGAAACATCATTGAAAACTATCTGTTAAACCTGGGATGTGAAGCTCAATGCCGATTGGATTATAAGAGAGTTTGCATGCAACTCAAGCGCCAGAAACAAGCTCTTGCCAAAGAAACCTCATCGCATTCATCCTCGTCCAACTCGCTTCTCAAGAAAGCCCTCCTTGCATCCTCGTCCACGTCTCCCGACTTCCCCTCGTACCTCAAGAATAACATGAACTCACAAAAGCCCAAGCCCAGTCTTACCCGCCACGAGAAACAAGTGGTCTGGGTCCAAGTGCAATCCCAGCTCTACCAACGCCTGGGACTCGACTGGGAAGCCGACGAGCTCGTCTAAACCCCACACTCACACACTATTTAACTGCATTTTCACGACCACGATTCTATgacttatttattaatgatTAATTTATTCTCTTACACACACTTGgctggggggtctgcctccggcggctggggctccgccccagaccctggtagctcttgcttcgcaagagttGGTGGGGACCGacgacgaaacgactcggacgaaacgactcgagcgaagcgagaggagccaccagggtctggggcggagccccagccgccggaggcacacccccctcgGCCCCCTGGGCCCGGAAGTAGGGTCGTATGTGGTATTCGGGAGAAGGTGCCGATAACTGCGGGGATCGGCTGGTGCTAAATTATACATGCAGTGTTCGGAAAAACTCTGGCGCCCTTGCCCACGGAGATGCTGCCCCCACTGGCACGTACTCGCTGCAGCAGTGCCGTGTGGGCAGGGGCCGCGTGGTTCGTTTCACGAGACCACGCTCGTGGTAGGTGGCGCTGGTGTACCACCGTAACGGACTGGTTGCGAGACAGAGGGGGTGTGAGAATGGAAATGAGAGTTATGGTAGCGATAGAGTTGGCAAAAGGaggggggaggggagggGATGGGGATCGCGGGAGACATGCGGCCGGGGACGGCAGGAGGTGAGGTGTGGTGCAGCTGCAGGAGTCCTGGTGAAACAGTGGCCGGATAAACTAGGCCAGAGcggggggactgcctccggcggctggggctccgccccagaccctggtagctcctgcttcgcaggagattgccgGGACCGTTGACGAAAgcgactcgagcgaagcgagaggagccaccagggtctggggcggagccccagccgccggaggcacacctcGGTGAGGGGCATGCCCATCTCAGTAACCAGGATCCGTATTCCGTAGTCCGTGATCCATGTTCCGCGTGCCGTCAGATCGCGCTTTACCGGGTGAGGAAAGGCCAGTGCATTCCCACGACTCCCCACCGAGCTACTCCTGTAACAGTAGTAGCACTTGAACCTCGCTGATGACCCCCTTGTTACTAAGCTACCTTGTTATCGGCTAGTGGCCCACATGAGCGGCACATCAGGCGTGGCTTGCGGGGAACAACCACAAACGCACCCCGCCGATCTTGGCTCAATGGGATAAAAGTTGCTTGATGCGGACAAAAGTTCTTTACGTCGGCACCGCTGCACAGAATATTATCAGCACTAACTACAACCGGCTGATTGCCAGCTGCACCGATCCAGCACCCCCCTCCGAGACTTGAGTTCCCGTAGCCCGGTATATCGAGCGGCCGCacccccaccaccgccGCCATCGTCATCGTGGCAACATCGCGGAGCCACTGGTgatgaaaacaaaaacaacatcGATTTTACGATTAAACtattctttttgttttgcgTTCGATTTCCCGACACCGATCGCACCAGCCATGCGTCCATTTCTCCGGACCACCACTGCCAGGCTCTGGATAATTCACCCAGTCCATGCATAGACCCCCGGCTGGCTGCAGCGACCCACGGTGCCAAGTGTGTGGGGTTCTGACAGCTTAAACACCCGGGGTACACATATTCGCCCGTGCAGGCCCTCCGGGggtggggtgctgcctccggcggctggggctgcgccccagaccccactgctcctctcgctacgctcgagtcgggtgtcgGGGAGGGTCCtagcaactcctgcgaagcaggagctatggggtctggggcggagccccagccgccggaggcacttGCGGCCCACCCCCGGGCCCGGGGACCTCCCCGAGTGGGTATGCAGGTCGATATGTGCCGTGCAAGATAAGTGGTGGACGTGCGTCCGCACGGTGTGATTGGCGCCGATGGCTCCCCGAGTGCAAACCTCCCTAACACAGGGGCGATCccacgctcgactcgagcgaagcgagaggagccacggggtctggggcgcagccccagccgccggaggcagcatcCCACCGGTTAATTATTCGCAGCAGCACGCGTGCCATCGTGGCCACCACGCACCGTGCTAATGATAATCCGAGCGAGATGGCCCCGTTTGTCCGGCAGTCTGGTTCAAGCGCCCCCACGCGAGACCCCACACGACGGAGAATGAGCCTGGGCCTGGGGGATATTTTCCGGGTTTACCCCACACGTTATACGAACTGATAAGACAGGCTGggggtgggtgtgcctccggcggctggggcgctgccccagaccccgttgctcctgcttcgcaggagatttgTTCGGGGTGAGGGCCCACTGAGGTGGGTGTGAGTGATCTCACGGGGTAGGTGTTGGTGTGGGTGTGGGCGTGTGAGTGGGAGTTAGCGGCAGCGGATCAATTGTCGTGGGACGACGTGTTTTAGCGTGTGTCCCCGATACCGGGGCTACCCCTCGCGACGACGCTACGAGCTATAGGGTATAGACCTGGAATGCTATTGCAGTGGGCTATTCTAGACCCCGCTTAAATCGACGTGCCTGGCCCCGATGCTATGTGCTAGTGTGGGGATAGTACCTGCAACTCTGTTACAGATGAGTTGTTAcggttgttgtttgttgttataGACCCCGCTAAGCCCACCAGCCCGAAGCTAGCCCCCATCGAACCGGCAGTCCGCGAATGCATGGAATGTACCCACCACCCCAGTGCCCGGTGGTGGGTCCCTAGCGCGACAATTCTCCCCG
The Sugiyamaella lignohabitans strain CBS 10342 chromosome A, complete sequence genome window above contains:
- the STD1 gene encoding Std1p (Protein involved in control of glucose-regulated gene expression; interacts with kinase Snf1p, glucose sensors Snf3p and Rgt2p, TATA-binding Spt15p; regulator of transcription factor Rgt1p; interactions with Pma1p appear to propagate [GAR+]; STD1 has a paralog, MTH1, that arose from the whole genome duplication; GO_component: GO:0016020 - membrane [Evidence IEA]; GO_component: GO:0005634 - nucleus [Evidence IEA,IEA]; GO_component: GO:0005634 - nucleus [Evidence IDA] [PMID 10373505]; GO_component: GO:0005886 - plasma membrane [Evidence IEA,IEA]; GO_component: GO:0005886 - plasma membrane [Evidence IDA] [PMID 10373505]; GO_function: GO:0030295 - protein kinase activator activity [Evidence IGI,IPI] [PMID 12618390]; GO_process: GO:0006006 - glucose metabolic process [Evidence IMP] [PMID 10373505]; GO_process: GO:0071590 - nicotinamide riboside biosynthetic process [Evidence IGI,IMP] [PMID 19846558]; GO_process: GO:0071592 - nicotinic acid riboside biosynthetic process [Evidence IGI,IMP] [PMID 19846558]; GO_process: GO:0006357 - regulation of transcription from RNA polymerase II promoter [Evidence IMP,IPI] [PMID 7667094]; GO_process: GO:0006355 - regulation of transcription, DNA-templated [Evidence IEA]; GO_process: GO:0009651 - response to salt stress [Evidence IMP] [PMID 9725828]; GO_process: GO:0007165 - signal transduction [Evidence IMP] [PMID 10373505]; GO_process: GO:0006351 - transcription, DNA-templated [Evidence IEA]) — its product is MSTMISTMYSTAMSQHIPQSLLSSPTVRVSSPGLGKPSFSHIEHVSKPTTAKVLPLKDLIAKNFSDMYAPEVLADPRLLNDIGRPKFTDRAIVDWTVNDVRSLLIVCELQPEWNGVLPVVQESGYRMMHLPLNASNEQIVDTLVSSDIYKEHNFDKRFLVQTAQYTVEAARRRIVGNQANGNEFAPLSKPEWRNIIENYLLNLGCEAQCRLDYKRVCMQLKRQKQALAKETSSHSSSSNSLLKKALLASSSTSPDFPSYLKNNMNSQKPKPSLTRHEKQVVWVQVQSQLYQRLGLDWEADELV